One Scomber japonicus isolate fScoJap1 chromosome 1, fScoJap1.pri, whole genome shotgun sequence DNA window includes the following coding sequences:
- the LOC128359019 gene encoding type-2 ice-structuring protein-like, which translates to MLTTSLLMFTMMALTRANDISSISDVTGSSFGPVPCPQNWTEYNDHCFQYVARNLSWAKAQKNCQSLNANLASIHSVEEYQTIQGLIMEITAQDTQTWIGGTNCEEEDSWLWIDNTYFKYKAWCEGDPGGFEKRQCCLQINYGDNKCWHAAKCLTSLPSMCVKKPTVNA; encoded by the exons ATGCTGACCACATCTCTACTTATGTTCACCATGATGGCTCTGACTAGAGCAAATG ACATCAGCAGCATTTCAGATGTCACTGGCTCAAGCTTTGGACCAGTGCCTTGTCCTCAAAATTGGACTGAGTATAATGATCACTGTTTCCAATATGTTGCAAGAAACTTGAGTTGGGCCAAGGCTCAG AAAAACTGTCAGTCCTTGAATGCAAACCTTGCATCGATACACAGCGTTGAGGAGTACCAAACCATTCAGGGCCTTATAATGGAAATCACTGCACAGGATACACAAACATGGATTGGAGGCACAAATTGTGAAGAG GAGGATTCTTGGTTATGGATTGACAATACATATTTCAAGTACAAAGCATGGTGTGAAGGAGACCCCGGGGGTTTTGAAAAACGACAGTGCTGTCTGCAGATTAATTATGGAG aTAACAAATGCTGGCATGCTGCAAAGTGTTTAACCTCACTTCCATCAATGTGTGTCAAAAAGCCTACTGTCAACGCATAG
- the LOC128358948 gene encoding putative gonadotropin-releasing hormone II receptor, with protein sequence MNATLSDSAVTMYHQTADYQFNSSCNCSSPPYNWTTGGDALQLPTFTTAAKVRVIITFILCGISAFCNLAVLWAAHSDGKRKSHVRVLIINLTVADLLVTFIVMPVDAVWNITVQWLAGDFACRLLMFLKLQAMYSCAFVTVVISLDRQSAILNPLAINKARKRNRVMLTVAWGMSALLSVPQIFLFHNVTIVHPEDFTQCTTRGHFVSNWDETAYNMFTFSCLFLLPLVIMITCYTRIFFEISKRLKKDNLSSNEVRLRCSKNNIPRARMRTLKMSIVIVLSFIICWTPYYLLGLWYWFFPDDLEGKVSHSLTHMLFIFGLVNACLDPVIYGLFTIHFRKGLRRYYRKAAATADLDSNTVITGSLTCTTNSFPLKREVSLARQERFMLCSDNNSKVESASPGSCFLPADNDAKRHPNESSSSESIM encoded by the exons ATGAACGCCACTCTCTCTGACTCTGCAGTGACCATGTATCACCAGACGGCAGACTATCAATTTAACTCCAGCTGCAACTGCTCCTCACCCCCTTACAATTGGACAACAGGGGGTGACGCCCTGCAGCTGCCCACTTTTACCACAGCAGCTAAAGTCAGAGTGATCATTACCTTCATTCTCTGTGGCATCTCAGCCTTTTGCAACCTGGCTGTGCTGTGGGCAGCACACAGTGATGGCAAACGTAAATCCCACGTCAGGGTGCTGATAATCAACCTGACGGTGGCTGATCTCTTGGTGACCTTCATTGTGATGCCTGTGGATGCCGTGTGGAACATCACAGTCCAGTGGCTCGCTGGGGACTTTGCCTGCAGACTACTGATGTTTCTTAAGCTGCAAGCAATGTACTCCTGCGCTTTTGTCACTGTGGTGATCAGTTTGGATAGGCAGTCAGCCATCCTCAACCCCCTGGCTATCAATAAGGCCAGAAAGAGGAACAGAGTCATGCTGACTGTGGCATGGGGTATGAGTGCCCTGCTGTCAGTCCCCCAG ATATTCCTTTTTCACAATGTGACCATCGTCCATCCCGAGGACTTCACTCAGTGCACCACACGAGGACATTTTGTCAGTAACTGGGATGAAACGGCATATAACATGTTCACTTTCTCCTGCCTGTTCTTGCTGCCACTGGTTATCATGATCACCTGTTACACCAGGATCTTCTTTGAGATCTCCAAACGACTAAAAAAGGACAACT TATCCTCAAACGAAGTGCGGTTGCGGTGTTCGAAGAACAACATTCCCAGAGCACGGATGAGAACTCTGAAAATGAGCATTGTAATAGTTTTGTCTTTCATTATCTGCTGGACACCATACTACCTGCTGGGCTTGTGGTACTGGTTTTTCCCTGACGACCTGGAGGGAAAGGTCTCCCACTCGTTGACCCACATGCTGTTCATCTTTGGGCTCGTCAATGCCTGCTTGGACCCAGTCATCTACGGCCTGTTCACCATTCACTTCCGAAAGGGGCTCCGAAGGTATTACCGCAAAGCTGCTGCAACAGCTGACCTGGATAGCAATACAGTTATAACTGGATCTCTCACCTGTACCACCAATTCCTTCCCACTGAAGAGAGAGGTGAGCCTTGCCCGCCAGGAGAGGTTCATGCTGTGCAGTGACAATAACAGCAAAGTGGAGTCAGCGTCGCCAGGAAGCTGCTTTTTACCAGCAGACAATGATGCAAAGAGACACCCCAATGAGTCTAGCAGCTCTGAAAGCATCATGTGA